A part of Rhodamnia argentea isolate NSW1041297 chromosome 8, ASM2092103v1, whole genome shotgun sequence genomic DNA contains:
- the LOC115745426 gene encoding receptor protein kinase TMK1, which produces MRNTTRLLLHHHLLFLLLCFSATSPHAAATADDDAAAMLALKKSLAAPESLGWSDRDPCKWSHVVCSQSNRVTRIQIGHQGLQGTLPQNLNALTQLERLELQFNSLSGSLPSLSGLSSLQVLMLSNNQFDSIPTGFFDGLSSLQSVEIDNNPFAAWEIPQSLQNASALQNFSANSANVTGKVPNFFGAADFPGLTLLHLALNDLDGGLPQSFSGSPIQSLWLNGRAGSGKLSGGIDVIANMTSLTEVWLHSNSFSGPLPDFSGLQDLQTLSLRDNLFTGPVPSSLTGLQSLQSVNLTNNFLQGPVPEFRSSVQVDMAEDSNSFCLPGPGDCDPRVNTLLLIAKSMGYPQRLAENWKGNNPCSGWIGITCNNGNITVVNFEKMGFNGTISPAFASLTSLQRLILASNNLTGSIPTELTTLPALALLDLSSNRLYGKVPTFKSNVIIKTGGNPDIGKDKSSLSTTGSPQDAAGPSGSVTNRHGRRSGKKSALIGIIVVSAVGSMFLIILLGLLGFCLYKKKQKQFTRVQSPNAMVIHPRHSGSDNESVKITVAGSSVNVGAISETHTVLGSEAGDIQMVEAGNMVISIQVLRNVTNNFSEENILGRGGFGTVYRGELHDGTKIAVKRMECGVIIGKGLAEFKSEIAVLTKVRHRHLVALLGYCLDGNEKLLVYEYMPQGTLSRHLFNWPEEGCAPLEWTRRLIIALDVARGVEYLHGLAHQSFIHRDLKPSNILLGDDMRAKVSDFGLVRLAPEGKGSIETRIAGTFGYLAPEYAVTGRVTTKVDVFSFGVILMELITGRKALDESQPEDSMHLVTWFRRIHINKDTFKKAIDTVLDLNEETLASISTVAELAGHCCAREPYQRPDMGHAVNVLSSLVDVWKPTDHNPEDVFGIDLEMSLPQALKKWQAYEGTSHVDSSASSSYLPSMDNTQTSIPTRPNGFAASFTSVDGR; this is translated from the exons atgAGGAACACTActcgccttcttcttcaccaCCACctgctcttcctcctcctctgtttCTCCGCCACCTCCCCGcacgccgccgccaccgccgacgACGATGCCGCCGCAATGCTGGCCCTCAAGAAGTCTCTCGCCGCCCCGGAGTCCCTCGGATGGTCCGACCGGGACCCCTGCAAGTGGTCCCACGTGGTCTGCTCCCAGTCCAACCGGGTCACCCGCATCCAAATCGGCCACCAGGGCCTCCAAGGTACGCTCCCCCAGAACCTGAACGCCCTCACCCAGCTGGAGCGCCTCGAGCTCCAGTTCAACAGCCTCTCCGGTTCGCTCCCGAGCTTGAGCGGCCTGAGCTCGCTCCAGGTCCTCATGCTCAGCAATAACCAGTTCGATTCTATCCCGACCGGCTTCTTCGACGGCCTGTCGTCGCTGCAGTCCGTCGAGATCGACAACAACCCCTTCGCCGCCTGGGAGATACCCCAGAGCCTACAGAATGCGTCCGCGTTGCAGAATTTCTCTGCAAACTCTGCGAATGTGACCGGGAAGGTCCCCAACTTCTTCGGGGCCGCCGACTTCCCCGGCCTGACTCTTCTTCACTTGGCATTGAATGATCTCGATGGGGGTTTGCCCCAGAGCTTTTCCGGGTCGCCGATTCAGTCGCTCTGGCTCAACGGGAGGGCCGGTAGTGGGAAGCTTAGTGGCGGTATTGATGTTATAGCTAACATGACTTCCTTGACGGAGGTTTGGTTGCATTCCAATTCCTTCTCGGGCCCGTTACCGGACTTCTCGGGGCTCCAGGACTTGCAGACCCTGAGCCTACGGGACAATCTGTTCACCGGCCCTGTTCCGTCATCATTGACGGGTCTCCAGTCCCTCCAGTCCGTCAACCTGACCAACAACTTCCTCCAAGGGCCAGTGCCCGAGTTCAGGAGCTCGGTCCAGGTGGACATGGCTGAGGACTCAAACAGCTTCTGTCTGCCAGGCCCTGGGGACTGTGATCCCAGAGTGAATACCTTGCTTTTGATTGCGAAGTCGATGGGTTATCCACAGAGATTGGCGGAGAACTGGAAGGGGAATAACCCGTGCTCCGGTTGGATCGGGATTACTTGCAACAATGGCAACATCACCGTTGTGAACTTTGAGAAGATGGGCTTCAACGGCACCATTTCCCCGGCTTTCGCCTCGCTGACATCGCTGCAGAGGCTCATTCTCGCGAGTAATAATCTTACTGGTTCCATTCCCACAGAGCTTACCACCCTGCCCGCGCTCGCGCTTCTTGACTTGTCGAGTAATCGGCTTTATGGTAAAGTCCCGACTTTTAAGAGTAATGTGATCATCAAAACCGGCGGTAATCCGGACATTGGGAAAGATAAGAGTAGTCTTTCAACGACTGGATCTCCCCAAGATGCAGCAGGTCCATCAGGTAGTGTAACAAATCGACATGGCCGTCGATCAGGCAAAAAGTCTGCTTTGATCGGCATCATAGTTGTTTCTGCCGTTGGCAGTATGTTTTTGATTATCTTGCTCGGTTTGTTGGGTTTCTGTCTATAtaagaagaaacaaaagcagTTTACCAGAGTACAGAGCCCCAATGCAATGGTGATTCATCCACGCCATTCTGGATCCGACAATGAAAGCGTGAAGATAACAGTCGCGGGATCAAGTGTTAATGTCGGTGCGATCAGCGAGACCCATACTGTACTGGGCAGTGAAGCTGGTGACATTCAAATGGTCGAAGCAGGAAACATGGTGATTTCTATCCAAGTCCTGAGGAATGTCACCAACAACTTTAGCGAGGAAAATATATTAGGACGAGGTGGTTTTGGGACGGTGTACAGGGGGGAACTACACGACGGGACAAAGATCGCGGTGAAAAGAATGGAATGCGGGGTGATAATTGGGAAGGGCCTCGCGGAATTCAAGTCGGAGATTGCTGTTTTGACTAAGGTTCGACACCGTCACCTCGTCGCCCTGCTCGGTTACTGCTTGGATGGCAATGAGAAGCTTCTTGTATATGAGTACATGCCCCAAGGGACACTGAGTAGACATCTATTTAACTGGCCTGAAGAAGGATGTGCCCCGTTGGAATGGACAAGAAGGTTGATCATTGCCTTGGATGTGGCGAGGGGTGTTGAGTATCTCCATGGTTTGGCGCATCAGAGCTTCATACACCGGGACTTGAAGCCGTCGAACATCCTCCTTGGAGATGATATGAGAGCTAAGGTTTCGGATTTCGGTCTGGTGCGTCTTGCGCCTGAGGGAAAAGGCTCCATCGAAACCAGAATAGCCGGAACATTCGGGTACTTGGCACCGGAATATGCGG TGACTGGCCGAGTGACGACGAAAGTAGACGTCTTCAGTTTCGGGGTGATCCTGATGGAGTTGATCACTGGAAGAAAAGCGCTCGATGAGAGTCAGCCTGAGGACAGCATGCACTTGGTGACATGGTTCAGGAGAATCCACATCAACAAGGACACGTTTAAAAAGGCAATCGACACCGTGCTTGATCTCAATGAGGAGACGCTCGCCAGCATCAGCACAGTTGCCGAATTGGCCGGCCACTGTTGCGCTAGGGAACCCTACCAAAGGCCCGACATGGGCCACGCTGTCAACGTGTTATCTTCTCTGGTAGATGTGTGGAAACCGACCGATCACAACCCCGAGGACGTCTTCGGGATCGACCTGGAGATGTCGTTGCCGCAGGCCCTAAAGAAATGGCAGGCGTACGAAGGGACGAGCCACGTGGATTCCTCGGCATCGTCGTCCTACCTCCCTAGCATGGATAACACTCAGACAAGCATACCCACGAGGCCAAACGGGTTCGCCGCGTCGTTCACGTCCGTGGACGGGAGATGA